A region of Zerene cesonia ecotype Mississippi unplaced genomic scaffold, Zerene_cesonia_1.1 Zces_u011, whole genome shotgun sequence DNA encodes the following proteins:
- the LOC119839275 gene encoding uncharacterized protein LOC119839275, with product MCSFNLMFIFPANGKKYGDLNNAIMLMICKDTLPLNTIEKEGFQYLMKTAVPLYKLPSRQTITQMIDDKYDVLSLQFREKLLEVESICLTTDIWTDTHSTRSYMGLTGHFINESEQLSINFGVSHLTEPHNADYLSQMLLKMTEKWGISSEKVAVVVTDNGANIVKAVTIAFGKQKPLWCFAHTLNLVAQKPFDEKGGIENTKQLLNIVKDITRYCKQNVNVADALRKAQNDVAVPLKLIQSVCTRWNSIYYQLVPFVKLSNLLAPILLNHPKAPPMLTASQLDGIRDLINILKPVEAVTKEICVEKFVTSSKIIPIVSCLLKTYSAMKTKTDVGSATKNLILEELSKRFSTVEQVHMLATTTLLDPRCKKIHFSDRLACSRVINKINNMIVTNNNYVVQNNN from the coding sequence ATGTGTagctttaatttaatgtttatttttccagCAAACGGGAAAAAGTATGGAGATTTAAATAATGCTATCATGTTAATGATTTGCAAGGATACTTTACCgttaaatacaattgaaaaagAAGGCTTCCAATACCTGATGAAAACAGCAGTGCCTTTATATAAACTTCCTTCACGACAGACAATTACACAGATGATAGATGACAAATATGACGTTCTTTCTTTGCAATTCAGAGAAAAGCTCTTAGAAGTGGAGTCAATATGTTTAACTACGGATATCTGGACAGATACACATAGTACTAGAAGCTACATGGGTTTAACTGGACATTTCATAAATGAAAGTGAAcaattaagtattaattttgGTGTGTCTCATTTAACCGAGCCCCATAATGCTGATTATTTAAGTCAAATGCTATTAAAAATGACTGAAAAATGGGGCATTTCTTCAGAAAAAGTCGCAGTTGTTGTTACTGATAACGGTGCGAATATCGTCAAAGCCGTAACAATCGCATTTGGCAAACAAAAGCCCTTATGGTGTTTCGCCCATACCTTAAATTTGGTAGCTCAAAAACCTTTTGACGAGAAAGGTGGTATTGAAAATACCAAACAGTTACTAAACATTGTAAAAGACATAACTAGATATTGTAAACAGAATGTAAATGTTGCTGATGCTCTTCGTAAAGCGCAAAATGATGTGGCAGTACCACTCAAATTGATTCAATCAGTTTGCACGCGATGGAATTCAATTTACTATCAGCTAGTTCCATTTGTAAAGTTATCAAATCTACTTGCTCCAATATTACTTAACCATCCGAAAGCTCCGCCAATGTTAACAGCCAGTCAACTGGATGGTATTAgagatcttataaatattttaaaacccgTGGAAGCTGTGACAAAAGAAATATGTGTAGAAAAATTTGTAACATCAAGCAAAATTATACCAATAGTATCCTgtcttttaaaaacatatagtGCTATGAAGACCAAAACGGATGTTGGCTCTgcaactaaaaatttaatattggaaGAATTAAGTAAGAGATTCAGTACAGTGGAACAAGTTCATATGTTAGCTACCACGACACTACTGGATCCGAGGTGCaagaaaattcatttttctGACAGATTAGCATGCTCCagagttattaataaaattaataatatgattgttacaaacaacaattatGTTGTtcaaaacaacaattaa